A part of Lactobacillus sp. ESL0700 genomic DNA contains:
- a CDS encoding alpha-mannosidase produces MFFTEEKISKRVNELEQYRYINRTNITGWINQEDTTKECRTVPEDNEGWEKIEVGHIWKGINKFFWLKTTLDVPVSENAQVMLFDLGLIGNLKHTGIEALLYINEKPYQGVDCNHKEVFLDKKYQGTTIRLALRIWTGRPGRKGDSSDPMMHMFKMADLAEIENQVDNLYYLSKNAIETVGLLDNNDPRRVELVNELDATFNKIDWSLPGSKTFYESCHAANVFLTDSLQSHKDKKPEVTINGIGHTHIDLAWLWRVKNTKEKAARSFSTVLRLMDKYPEYTFLHSTPQLYEYVKENYPDIFEQIKKRVAEGRWETDGAMWVEADCNIPSGESIVRQILYGTRFFEKEFGQKTHTLWLPDVFGYSWALPQILKKSGITTFMTTKLSWNEFNRMPHDTFYWKGMDGSKILTHFITTPDPNDSKGPFYYTYNGVITPETVTGIYKSYQDKNINSDLLLAYGYGDGGGGANRDMLENIRAINQISALPKITTTKTAKYFEKLHKNIDEAQATGKYVHTWDGELYFEYHRATYTGHAANKRNNRKIEILLRKVEFLEVQAMLQDANWKYPTNIIEKSWKLLLKNQFHDILPGSAIHQVYEDSQTDFNQIYKNLNQCLQEINNKFAKNEKEYTITNDLSWKRNDVIKLDQTDNGQYYDEFGNKLDSQVVKDGTLVYVDNVPSFGTLGIKFDDTKQGPKANNAELKNSIQNDFYRITWNNKGQLTEIFDIQNQRNVLGENSFGNVLEIFEDKPREYDAWNLDISYKQKKKELSANKIEIVASGKICTIVRFTYEFNQSKLVQDMILYNKKRRIDFKTKVDWHERQQILKASFYTNIRSTQATYQIQYGNVKRPTNWNNSWNMAKFETVGHQWADLSEHNYGVALLNDSKYGYDIFDNKLSLSLLTGSISPDKTADIGHHEFTYSLLPHQGDFVSGHVEQAAWELNSPLSINTGKLAINNSLLEVSKPDKIFVDTVKKAEDSNAVIVRLHDYSGETNRVSLKLNFKFKEIKEVDLRERECDSNNINLDGETIKLDFSPYEIKTVKIKL; encoded by the coding sequence GTGTTTTTTACTGAAGAAAAAATAAGTAAGCGAGTTAATGAATTAGAGCAATATCGCTATATTAATAGAACAAACATAACTGGCTGGATTAATCAAGAAGATACAACTAAAGAATGTAGAACTGTTCCAGAAGATAATGAAGGTTGGGAAAAAATTGAAGTAGGTCATATTTGGAAAGGAATAAATAAATTCTTTTGGCTTAAAACAACTTTAGATGTCCCTGTAAGTGAAAATGCTCAAGTAATGTTGTTTGACCTAGGACTAATTGGAAATTTAAAGCATACTGGGATTGAAGCCTTGCTTTACATTAATGAAAAACCGTATCAGGGTGTGGACTGCAACCATAAAGAAGTTTTTCTAGATAAAAAATATCAAGGGACCACGATTAGACTTGCATTGAGAATTTGGACAGGTAGACCTGGTAGAAAAGGTGATAGTTCAGATCCAATGATGCATATGTTTAAGATGGCTGACTTAGCAGAAATTGAAAATCAGGTAGATAATTTATATTATCTAAGTAAAAACGCAATTGAAACTGTCGGCTTGCTGGATAATAATGACCCTAGAAGAGTTGAATTAGTTAATGAATTGGACGCAACATTTAATAAAATAGATTGGTCATTACCTGGATCAAAGACATTTTATGAATCTTGCCACGCAGCAAATGTGTTTTTAACTGATAGTTTGCAATCACATAAGGATAAGAAACCTGAAGTAACTATTAACGGAATAGGACATACTCATATTGATTTAGCTTGGCTTTGGCGGGTTAAGAATACCAAGGAAAAAGCTGCAAGATCATTTAGTACTGTATTACGATTAATGGATAAATATCCTGAATATACGTTTTTGCATTCTACTCCGCAACTGTATGAATATGTAAAAGAAAACTATCCTGATATATTTGAGCAAATAAAGAAAAGAGTAGCTGAAGGTCGTTGGGAAACTGATGGCGCTATGTGGGTTGAAGCTGATTGTAATATACCTTCTGGTGAATCAATTGTCAGACAGATTTTATACGGTACAAGATTTTTTGAAAAAGAATTTGGTCAAAAAACTCACACTTTGTGGTTACCAGATGTATTTGGATATTCATGGGCATTACCACAAATTTTGAAAAAATCAGGTATAACTACGTTTATGACCACTAAACTTAGTTGGAATGAATTTAATAGAATGCCACATGATACCTTTTATTGGAAGGGGATGGATGGCTCTAAAATATTAACTCATTTTATTACAACTCCTGATCCTAATGATAGCAAAGGTCCATTTTACTATACTTACAATGGAGTAATAACTCCAGAAACAGTTACGGGTATTTATAAGAGCTATCAAGATAAAAATATTAACTCAGATTTATTGCTAGCGTATGGTTATGGTGATGGCGGTGGCGGTGCCAATAGAGATATGCTTGAAAATATAAGAGCTATTAATCAAATATCTGCTTTACCGAAAATAACCACTACCAAAACAGCTAAATATTTTGAAAAGTTACATAAAAATATTGATGAAGCACAGGCAACTGGTAAGTATGTTCACACTTGGGATGGAGAATTATACTTTGAATATCACCGTGCTACTTATACTGGCCATGCAGCAAATAAGCGGAACAATAGAAAGATAGAGATTTTATTGCGTAAAGTTGAATTTCTAGAAGTTCAAGCTATGTTACAAGATGCTAACTGGAAATATCCAACTAATATAATTGAAAAATCGTGGAAACTATTATTGAAGAATCAATTTCATGATATTCTTCCAGGTTCTGCCATTCATCAGGTTTATGAAGATAGTCAAACTGATTTTAACCAGATTTATAAAAACTTGAATCAATGTTTACAAGAAATAAATAATAAATTTGCTAAAAATGAAAAAGAATATACTATAACAAATGACTTGAGTTGGAAGAGAAATGATGTTATTAAATTAGATCAGACTGATAATGGTCAATATTATGATGAATTTGGTAATAAGCTTGATAGTCAGGTTGTTAAAGATGGAACATTAGTATATGTCGATAATGTACCTTCATTTGGTACTCTTGGAATTAAATTTGATGATACTAAACAAGGGCCAAAAGCCAATAATGCTGAACTTAAAAATTCTATCCAAAATGATTTTTATCGTATAACATGGAATAATAAAGGGCAATTAACAGAAATCTTTGATATTCAAAATCAAAGAAATGTTTTAGGTGAAAATAGTTTTGGCAATGTTTTAGAAATCTTTGAAGACAAGCCTAGAGAATATGATGCATGGAATCTTGATATTTCCTATAAGCAAAAGAAAAAGGAACTATCTGCAAACAAGATTGAAATTGTAGCAAGTGGAAAAATTTGTACGATTGTGCGGTTTACTTATGAATTTAACCAATCAAAACTTGTACAGGATATGATTTTATATAATAAGAAACGTAGAATTGACTTTAAAACTAAGGTTGATTGGCACGAGCGTCAGCAAATTCTTAAAGCATCATTCTATACAAATATTAGATCAACGCAGGCTACTTATCAGATTCAATATGGTAATGTTAAACGGCCAACTAATTGGAATAACAGTTGGAATATGGCGAAATTTGAAACTGTTGGTCATCAATGGGCTGATTTGTCAGAACATAATTATGGTGTTGCATTACTTAATGATTCTAAGTATGGCTATGACATCTTTGATAATAAATTAAGCCTGTCGCTACTTACTGGAAGCATCAGTCCTGATAAGACGGCAGATATTGGCCATCATGAATTTACGTATAGTTTGTTGCCACATCAAGGAGATTTTGTCAGTGGACACGTTGAGCAAGCAGCATGGGAATTAAATTCTCCATTGAGTATTAATACAGGTAAGTTGGCAATTAATAATTCATTATTGGAGGTATCTAAGCCGGATAAAATTTTTGTTGATACTGTTAAGAAAGCCGAAGATAGTAATGCTGTTATTGTAAGATTACATGACTATTCTGGGGAAACTAATAGAGTATCGCTGAAATTAAACTTTAAATTTAAAGAAATAAAAGAAGTTGATTTAAGAGAAAGAGAATGTGATAGTAATAATATTAATTTAGATGGTGAAACAATTAAACTTGATTTTTCTCCATATGAAATAAAAACAGTGAAAATTAAGTTATAG
- a CDS encoding beta-galactosidase small subunit gives MGNTKLLNIVYTAAHIGINGENFSYQFNIEKGGPDSLVFDNKEWLYRIPKPIFWRATTDNDRGNEFSIKSAQWLGADLFTKCIKCKIKVDEENIPVPYQGRFNDYPLEARQVELSYLFQTPTNPKTEVRINYLVNSSGAIEIDSKFYGKKGLPELPVFGLQFVMPTEAVGYEYEGLSGEIYPDRMEGAATGKYLIEGLPLTKYLVPQDCQVRMQTERLEILRQHTLNNADHEDNLFKLDFLQLDKPFAFSCLPYTAEEIENATHIEELPVKRRTVVSILGAVRGVGGINSWGAEVDSKYRILSDKDIEFKFVISGNIK, from the coding sequence ATGGGAAATACTAAATTGTTAAATATTGTTTATACTGCTGCCCATATTGGAATTAATGGTGAAAATTTTTCTTATCAATTTAATATCGAAAAAGGTGGACCGGATTCTTTAGTTTTTGACAATAAAGAGTGGCTTTATCGTATACCCAAACCTATATTTTGGCGAGCAACAACGGATAATGATCGAGGAAATGAATTTTCAATAAAATCTGCTCAATGGCTGGGAGCAGATTTATTTACTAAATGTATTAAATGCAAAATAAAAGTCGATGAAGAAAATATTCCAGTCCCATATCAAGGTAGATTTAATGATTATCCGCTTGAAGCAAGGCAAGTGGAATTGTCGTATCTTTTTCAAACACCTACTAATCCTAAAACTGAAGTCAGAATTAATTATTTGGTTAATTCTTCTGGGGCAATAGAAATTGATAGTAAATTTTATGGGAAAAAGGGATTACCCGAATTGCCAGTTTTTGGTTTACAATTTGTAATGCCAACTGAAGCAGTTGGATATGAATATGAAGGTTTATCTGGTGAAATATATCCGGATAGAATGGAAGGTGCAGCTACAGGTAAGTATTTGATTGAGGGTTTACCGTTAACTAAGTATTTGGTACCACAAGATTGTCAAGTGCGTATGCAAACTGAGAGATTAGAAATATTGCGTCAACACACGCTTAACAATGCAGATCATGAAGATAATTTGTTCAAACTGGATTTTTTGCAATTAGATAAACCATTTGCATTTAGTTGCTTGCCATATACTGCTGAAGAAATTGAAAATGCAACTCATATTGAAGAATTACCTGTTAAAAGAAGAACTGTAGTTTCAATTTTAGGTGCTGTTCGTGGTGTAGGTGGAATTAATAGTTGGGGAGCAGAAGTGGATTCTAAATATCGTATATTAAGTGATAAAGATATAGAATTTAAATTTGTTATTAGTGGAAATATCAAGTAA
- a CDS encoding glycoside hydrolase family 2 TIM barrel-domain containing protein, whose protein sequence is MEPKLEWLDNPEVFRVGKVDAHSDHHIYRDFDELKRNKSSLEQSLNGIWKFCYAKDPEERPRDFYKSKFNFENMGKIKVPQHIELAGYSQIHYTNMAFPWEGKENRIPKYEDSTQEQVGVNFSESKLNEVGIYFKKFDLNSDYLADAVHIRFDGVATAMYVWLNGHFVGYSEDSFTPAEFDLTKYVKPNDNALVVEVFKFSTASYLEDQDFFRFFGIFRDVTLIYQPAINVVDVDVRPKLNENLDKGEISVSVKLNSKLDSGKVKLNIYSPNKKALYSSCKNINNIVNFKVDDISNVKLWEYKRPNLYYLTLEIRDNSENLIEIVPLSFGFRKIKIKDKIIELNNQRMIIKGVNRHEWNCDKGRAISKKDMEQDMKLILDNNINSVRTSHYPNQIYWYELCDENGIYVMAETNMESHGTWLVNGNDAVPGSHSNWRNACLDRAKNNYELLKNHVSILFWSLGNESYGGSNIVEMNNYFKKVDPNRLIHYEGVSHDPQYKSVVSDVESGMYTEPQKIKEYLTDNPQKPFILCEYMHSMGNSVGGIKDYMDLLEKYPMFQGGFLWDFADQAIRVEDRLTKQEVMRYGGDFDDRPTNYEFSGDGLFFADKEPKPALQEVKYFYGKY, encoded by the coding sequence ATGGAACCGAAATTAGAATGGTTAGATAATCCAGAAGTTTTTCGAGTAGGGAAAGTCGATGCACATAGTGATCATCATATTTATCGTGATTTTGATGAACTTAAAAGAAATAAAAGTTCACTTGAGCAAAGTTTAAATGGAATATGGAAATTTTGTTACGCGAAGGACCCTGAAGAGCGACCAAGAGATTTTTATAAGAGCAAGTTCAATTTTGAAAATATGGGCAAAATTAAAGTTCCACAACATATTGAATTAGCAGGATATAGTCAAATTCATTATACGAACATGGCTTTTCCATGGGAAGGAAAAGAGAATCGAATACCAAAGTATGAAGATTCAACTCAAGAACAAGTTGGAGTAAATTTTAGTGAATCAAAACTAAATGAGGTTGGTATATATTTTAAAAAATTTGATTTGAATTCTGATTACTTAGCTGATGCAGTACATATTCGTTTTGACGGAGTGGCAACAGCAATGTATGTTTGGCTTAATGGTCATTTTGTTGGCTACTCTGAAGATAGCTTTACTCCAGCAGAGTTTGATTTAACAAAATATGTTAAACCTAATGATAATGCTTTGGTTGTTGAGGTTTTTAAATTTAGTACAGCTTCTTATCTTGAAGACCAAGATTTCTTTAGATTTTTTGGTATTTTCCGCGATGTAACTTTAATTTATCAGCCAGCAATTAATGTAGTTGATGTAGATGTACGACCTAAATTAAATGAAAATCTTGATAAAGGTGAAATCAGTGTATCTGTGAAATTAAATTCAAAGCTGGATTCAGGGAAAGTAAAGCTAAATATTTACTCACCTAATAAAAAAGCTCTGTATTCTAGCTGTAAAAATATAAATAATATTGTCAACTTTAAAGTGGATGATATTTCAAATGTAAAATTATGGGAATATAAAAGACCTAATTTATATTATTTAACTCTAGAAATTAGAGATAATAGTGAAAATTTAATAGAAATAGTTCCTTTGAGTTTTGGCTTTAGAAAAATAAAAATAAAAGATAAAATTATTGAGCTGAATAATCAAAGAATGATTATTAAAGGTGTAAATAGACATGAATGGAATTGTGATAAAGGCCGTGCAATTTCTAAAAAAGACATGGAACAAGATATGAAACTGATTTTGGATAATAATATTAATTCAGTTCGGACAAGTCATTATCCAAATCAAATCTATTGGTATGAATTGTGCGATGAAAATGGGATTTATGTTATGGCAGAAACAAATATGGAATCTCATGGTACTTGGCTAGTAAATGGTAACGATGCTGTTCCAGGCTCGCATTCTAACTGGAGAAATGCATGTCTGGATAGAGCAAAAAACAATTATGAATTATTGAAAAATCACGTGAGCATTTTATTCTGGTCATTGGGTAATGAATCTTATGGTGGATCTAATATAGTTGAAATGAATAATTATTTTAAAAAAGTGGACCCTAATCGATTAATACATTATGAAGGAGTTTCACATGATCCCCAGTATAAATCTGTAGTTTCAGATGTAGAGAGTGGAATGTATACAGAACCTCAAAAAATAAAAGAGTATTTAACTGACAATCCACAAAAGCCGTTTATATTATGTGAGTATATGCATTCAATGGGTAATTCTGTAGGTGGCATTAAGGATTATATGGATTTATTAGAAAAGTATCCAATGTTTCAAGGAGGTTTTTTGTGGGACTTTGCTGATCAAGCTATCAGAGTTGAAGATCGTTTGACTAAACAAGAAGTTATGCGCTATGGTGGTGATTTTGATGATCGACCAACGAATTATGAATTTAGTGGCGATGGATTGTTCTTTGCTGACAAAGAGCCAAAACCAGCTTTACAAGAGGTGAAATATTTTTATGGGAAATACTAA
- a CDS encoding APC family permease: protein MKKSKNDKFGFWSIVLLAIDSIIGSGIFLTPGSVVSQVGSKALLVYFIAAILAAILAISFAAAAKYVAKSGASYAYSRAAFGNKVGFYIGILRYFSASVAWGVMAVGVIKTTISIFGGEPDNLVMVTTGFVILMVLLAIINLFGQRILKYVMNIATIGKLSALVLIIVAGVILLLLNGKTPNLATIDQLKQNDRPIVPQLTSTGFVMALVSAFYTFTGFETVASGSEDMQDPDKNLPRAIPLAILVIAVIYIGVVAVAMLLNPLALVTTKQVVAISAIFDNQILREVILVGALISMLGVNIAASFNAPRILEAMARQHQLTAALTKRTKNNFPIRAFLISEILAVLIPLSFQYNMTNLITLSAMVRFLGFIVVPLAVIQFYRGKNKQQILPSKKNFTTDIVIPLLAIIIVILLLVEYNWREQFGIIQNGKVIGINWYAISMMIFGFIVLPLIMFWLSRKEPGNK, encoded by the coding sequence ATGAAGAAAAGCAAGAATGATAAGTTTGGCTTTTGGTCGATTGTTCTTTTGGCGATAGACTCAATTATTGGATCGGGAATTTTTCTAACTCCCGGCAGTGTGGTCAGTCAGGTTGGTAGTAAAGCATTATTGGTGTATTTTATCGCTGCCATTCTTGCCGCCATTTTGGCCATTTCCTTTGCTGCAGCTGCAAAATATGTTGCTAAATCAGGAGCTTCGTATGCTTATTCTAGAGCCGCATTTGGCAATAAAGTTGGCTTTTATATCGGCATTTTGCGGTATTTTTCTGCTAGTGTGGCTTGGGGCGTAATGGCCGTCGGCGTGATTAAAACTACTATTTCGATTTTTGGTGGCGAACCTGATAATTTGGTAATGGTCACAACTGGCTTCGTAATCTTGATGGTGCTCCTTGCCATTATTAATTTGTTTGGTCAAAGAATACTGAAGTACGTGATGAATATTGCGACGATAGGAAAATTAAGTGCGCTAGTTTTAATTATTGTGGCTGGTGTCATTTTGTTATTGCTTAATGGCAAAACTCCCAACTTGGCAACAATTGATCAACTTAAGCAAAATGATAGGCCAATCGTGCCGCAATTGACGTCTACTGGTTTCGTCATGGCGCTAGTTTCTGCTTTCTATACTTTTACCGGTTTTGAGACAGTCGCATCTGGTTCCGAAGATATGCAGGATCCAGATAAAAATCTGCCGCGAGCAATCCCACTGGCAATTTTGGTAATTGCCGTCATCTATATTGGTGTTGTTGCCGTTGCGATGTTGCTAAATCCGTTGGCATTGGTGACGACCAAGCAGGTAGTGGCAATCAGTGCAATTTTTGATAATCAGATTTTGCGGGAGGTAATCCTAGTGGGTGCTTTGATTTCGATGCTGGGCGTTAATATTGCCGCTAGCTTTAATGCCCCTAGAATTTTAGAAGCAATGGCTCGCCAGCATCAGTTGACCGCCGCATTAACTAAGAGAACTAAGAACAACTTTCCAATACGAGCTTTCTTAATTTCTGAAATATTAGCGGTTTTGATTCCTCTTTCTTTTCAATATAATATGACAAACTTGATTACTTTAAGTGCAATGGTTAGGTTCCTAGGCTTTATTGTTGTACCACTGGCTGTAATTCAGTTTTATCGTGGGAAAAATAAGCAGCAAATATTGCCCAGCAAGAAGAATTTCACAACGGACATTGTAATACCACTGTTGGCAATCATTATCGTGATTTTACTACTGGTTGAATATAATTGGCGGGAACAATTTGGCATTATCCAAAACGGCAAAGTCATTGGCATTAATTGGTATGCAATTAGCATGATGATTTTTGGTTTTATTGTTTTACCGTTAATCATGTTTTGGCTTTCAAGAAAAGAACCGGGGAATAAATAA
- a CDS encoding MFS transporter, producing the protein MNLLDRISKRVYTKRKITTKTAIAYGVSDFVGGGGQTIIGAWLLYFYTSFCNLSATQGALIVAIGKIVSATFGFIIGGVSDNFYRTKLGKRFGRRHFFLFFGAPFLAVFALMWVGGLNFWYYLITFCLFDVVTTITIPYETLPTEMTTDFNERTKLSTVRMFCSASATFLATWIPGQLFKILGQKSPMPFFINGLVFTIIFISFIYITAFNTWEKPVDEITLNAVSDEEDHSIKVLWQAIKSYFSTFRNKSFRKHLVIYLFSFTGKDVYNTIFTYFCVYVLGVTATVAANMLSLSIVGLITSLIGGLLIIKIGPRWMYVGAYLLMLAMLGGYYSISQTKPSNIVMWLFIISFIYQIGRSMLEFTPWNVYPFIPDTDEIVTGENRAGVFASVITLLRNLTASLATVFVGMFLDAHGFVKNAASQSAATQHSILNALVFGAGTLILIALITSLTFKLNKQNHKIIVDEISRLRNGGSKADATDEVKKVVKELTGTSYDDIKLGEDNDK; encoded by the coding sequence ATGAATTTATTAGATCGAATTTCAAAAAGAGTTTATACAAAAAGAAAAATAACAACTAAGACAGCTATTGCATATGGTGTATCTGACTTTGTTGGTGGCGGTGGCCAAACAATTATTGGCGCATGGCTTCTATATTTCTATACATCCTTTTGTAATTTGAGTGCCACACAAGGGGCATTAATTGTAGCCATTGGTAAAATTGTCTCAGCCACTTTTGGTTTTATAATCGGTGGTGTTTCAGATAACTTTTACAGAACTAAGTTAGGTAAAAGATTCGGTAGACGACACTTTTTCTTGTTTTTCGGCGCACCATTTTTAGCTGTATTTGCGCTAATGTGGGTAGGAGGATTAAATTTCTGGTACTATCTAATAACATTTTGTTTGTTTGATGTTGTTACTACTATTACGATTCCATATGAAACATTACCTACAGAAATGACAACGGACTTTAATGAACGTACGAAACTGTCTACTGTAAGAATGTTTTGTTCGGCAAGTGCCACTTTTCTAGCTACTTGGATTCCAGGACAATTATTTAAAATCTTGGGTCAAAAGAGCCCAATGCCATTCTTTATTAATGGTTTAGTATTTACAATTATTTTCATTTCATTTATTTATATTACAGCGTTTAATACTTGGGAAAAACCTGTTGATGAAATTACTTTAAACGCTGTTTCAGATGAAGAAGATCATTCTATAAAAGTTTTATGGCAAGCTATTAAATCTTACTTTTCTACTTTTAGAAATAAGAGCTTCCGTAAACATTTAGTAATTTACCTATTTTCTTTCACTGGTAAAGATGTATATAATACTATTTTTACATACTTTTGTGTATACGTATTGGGAGTTACTGCAACAGTTGCTGCTAATATGCTATCTTTGTCAATCGTTGGCTTAATTACTTCATTAATTGGTGGATTATTAATTATTAAAATTGGGCCTCGTTGGATGTACGTTGGTGCGTACTTATTAATGTTAGCTATGCTTGGCGGATACTATTCTATTAGTCAAACCAAACCATCTAATATAGTAATGTGGTTGTTTATTATTTCCTTTATTTATCAAATTGGACGTTCAATGCTTGAATTTACACCATGGAACGTATATCCATTTATTCCAGATACGGATGAAATTGTTACTGGTGAAAATAGAGCGGGTGTGTTTGCATCTGTAATAACTTTGTTAAGAAATCTAACTGCTTCATTGGCAACAGTCTTTGTAGGTATGTTTTTAGATGCACATGGATTTGTAAAGAATGCAGCATCGCAATCAGCAGCTACACAACATTCTATTTTAAATGCTCTTGTTTTTGGAGCTGGTACTTTAATATTAATTGCCTTAATAACATCACTTACTTTTAAGTTGAATAAGCAAAATCATAAAATTATTGTAGATGAAATTTCACGTTTGAGAAATGGTGGCTCTAAAGCTGATGCTACTGATGAGGTGAAGAAAGTCGTTAAGGAATTAACGGGAACTTCATATGACGATATAAAATTAGGTGAAGATAACGATAAATAG
- a CDS encoding APC family permease has translation MKNKKAGDKLGFSAMVFLAINMMIGSGIFLTPGSVVKQAGSKTLLVYLAAAVVATILAMSFAAAAKYVNKAGASYAYSKAAFGSKFGFYIGTTCYFATSAVWGVASVGITKSTISICGGDPNKVSNVTAGLLALLLLVTIVNLFGQKIIKRVMNLATIGKLMTLVLIIAAGVVVLLTTGVSHRLNEVDQVTVHGQVVIPTLTTSGMVMAVVSAFYAFTGFESVASGAEDMENPEKNLPRAIPLAILAVAIVYIGVLTVALKLNPTALIKTNQVIALAAIFNNEILRDIILVGALVSMLGLNFAYSFSTPRILEAMAREHQVSEKLTQRTKRNFPIRTYSISVVLAILIPFAFQYNMTNLITLSAIVRFLEFTVVPLSVIRFYFGKSKEQILTPNKNVWTDLIIPVIGVLLVIFLLVEYNWREQFGIVVNSRVIGINWLAIIAMIFGFCILPLIMYLISRPRQQD, from the coding sequence ATGAAAAATAAAAAAGCAGGCGATAAGTTAGGCTTTAGCGCCATGGTTTTCCTTGCAATTAATATGATGATTGGTTCCGGCATTTTTTTAACACCAGGAAGTGTGGTTAAGCAGGCTGGAAGCAAAACACTACTGGTATACTTGGCGGCAGCTGTAGTTGCTACAATCCTAGCGATGTCGTTTGCTGCAGCAGCTAAATATGTTAATAAGGCTGGAGCTTCTTATGCTTATAGCAAAGCCGCGTTTGGTTCCAAGTTTGGCTTTTATATTGGAACGACATGCTATTTTGCAACCAGTGCTGTGTGGGGCGTTGCTTCTGTTGGAATTACTAAGTCAACGATTTCAATCTGTGGTGGTGATCCCAACAAAGTAAGTAACGTGACAGCTGGACTACTTGCTTTATTGCTGCTAGTTACAATTGTTAACTTATTTGGCCAAAAAATTATTAAGCGCGTGATGAATTTAGCAACAATTGGTAAGTTAATGACGCTGGTCTTGATAATTGCTGCTGGCGTTGTTGTGTTGCTGACAACGGGTGTATCGCACCGGTTGAATGAAGTTGACCAAGTGACCGTTCATGGGCAAGTTGTTATTCCGACTTTGACAACAAGTGGCATGGTCATGGCGGTAGTTTCCGCGTTTTATGCCTTCACTGGTTTTGAGTCTGTTGCTTCCGGTGCAGAAGATATGGAGAATCCTGAAAAAAATCTCCCGCGGGCAATTCCACTAGCAATCTTAGCAGTTGCCATTGTGTATATTGGTGTCTTGACGGTTGCTTTGAAGCTAAATCCTACAGCCTTGATTAAGACCAACCAAGTGATTGCCCTAGCCGCGATTTTTAATAATGAAATTTTGCGCGATATAATTTTAGTAGGTGCGTTAGTTTCAATGCTAGGACTTAATTTTGCCTACAGCTTCAGTACGCCACGGATTCTGGAAGCAATGGCCCGCGAGCATCAGGTGTCAGAAAAGTTAACACAGCGGACTAAAAGGAATTTTCCAATTAGAACGTATTCTATTTCTGTTGTTTTGGCAATTTTGATTCCTTTTGCTTTTCAGTACAACATGACGAACTTAATCACGCTGAGTGCGATTGTCCGGTTTTTGGAATTTACAGTTGTACCGCTATCTGTCATTCGTTTTTATTTTGGTAAAAGCAAGGAGCAGATTTTGACGCCTAATAAAAATGTGTGGACTGACCTAATCATACCGGTGATTGGGGTTCTACTAGTTATCTTTTTGCTAGTTGAATACAACTGGCGGGAGCAATTTGGCATTGTCGTAAATAGCCGTGTTATCGGCATTAATTGGCTGGCAATTATTGCCATGATTTTTGGCTTTTGTATTTTACCGCTAATTATGTATTTGATTTCGCGGCCGCGCCAACAAGACTAA